The sequence ACACATATTGAAACCCAACTGAGTGCGTGGTCTGAAACTTACTTTGCTTATATGCATCATATTTTTCAGGTACCTTGTTTTCAATGTCATCACATTTTCcagatttatttattaaaaataattgtaCCCATAACATCAGATCTGAAGGACAAAATGTGGTATTGGTTTTATTTTGTAAAAGTTGTAAACTTTTATATTGTGAAATGTGACTTATTATGTAAGTCTGTTATTGAGTAGGCAGTAATCCCAAATATttgacatttttcaaaaataattgaaatttttttttcaatttactcCTTTTAAATATTCTCCTATATTTCTACCAAATGTCCATCTTGTTGCTTCTATTTTCGTGTATTGTATTTCCTCTACCTTTCTTTAAATTTTTACTATATTCAACCTTTTCCTTCTACTTCTCTGTCTTCTCTTTACAATGTTTCTGTTTTATTGGGCTTCTATTCACTTTTTCAacatagaggggcagatttacttatctggtcTTGTCACGATCccacagtgcattgtccgacgaggattcgggtctgcctcgattcactaagtccaatttcctgcatgtgttgcttccgcgcttagatccatcggagttcaccttcttcttcctggtgcatgtgagtgcttgatcttgtaacacaatttcgtttttaaattctgcggtttgtccaaatcagtcaggttgtccaacgacacacacaccccgatttctgtcgcatgcaagccagcgccgatgcgccacaatccgatcgcgtgcgccaaaaacctggggcaatttggcacaaaacggaaatattctggaaacccgacagaatcgcggtccgcggacctttagtaagtgaggtatgttgagttttttttatttatctctAAATAACTTAATAAATCAGGAATTATTTATTTACATCTTATGCACAATTTTTTAACAGCACATTTCACTTCATTATTTCTTAAACTGTATATAAATGGGTTCAACAGTGGTGCAATATTAGTATATATAAGTGACATAAACTTATCAATATCTGTACCATAACTTGACTTTGGCCTCAGATACATTACAGTACcggacccataaaataaagtcaCCACTATTAGGTGAGAGATACATGTAGGAAAAGCTTTCTTTACCCCAGTTGCAGAATGATGCTTCATAATTGTCCATATAATCTGTGTATAGGAAACCAATGTCAATAGGAAAGAACCTACAACaacatatataataattataaaagggGCAATTTCATTAAATTGTGTGTCAATGCATGCCAAAGCCAGTATAGGTGGAATGTCACAGTAAAAATGGTTTATTTTATTGGGTCCACAAAAGGGTAAAGAGAAGGTaagggatgtctgtattatagcAACCATCAAGCCAATGATCCAAGTGGCCAAAATAAGTGTAAGACAAGTGCCTTTACTCATAATGACAGTATATAACAATGGCTGACATATGGCGTTATATCGATCATAAGCCATGGCTGCCAACATGTAACATTCTGCACTTCCTATTTGTAGGAAACAAAACATTTGTAAGGCACAGCCATAGAGtgtgtgtcatgggtgctcccgcgatccctgtctcggatcgcgggcgcatccgtgcacccccgtttgcccccgctgcaggccggtcgctgaactcacctctcccggctcctgctctcctcctagggcggctcctgccgaaaatttaaagggccagcgcaccgctaattggtgcactggctgaacctcccctttaagaatcctgcctcttcctgtgtcccctgccggatctttgtgcctcatagccttaaagaaagcttcctagcgattattcccgcgttcctgtgtattcctgcgttcctgtgtattcctgcgttcccgtgtattcctgtgtgttcccgctcctgtgtcctgtgttacccgagttcctccgtgttgctgtgttcccgttcccacctgcctggacctcctgttgctgaccccgaacttggacctgacgttgcacctctgccgcctgccctgaccctgtgcctggacctgtctacgagattgtcatccgctaaggtacctcgacctcggctgccaccgtgggctagtcacacctgggaacgacctagtggtatcctgccgcagcaagtccaaccc comes from Engystomops pustulosus chromosome 6, aEngPut4.maternal, whole genome shotgun sequence and encodes:
- the LOC140065696 gene encoding olfactory receptor 10A3-like encodes the protein CALQMFCFLQIGSAECYMLAAMAYDRYNAICQPLLYTVIMSKGTCLTLILATWIIGLMVAIIQTSLTFSLPFCGPNKINHFYCDIPPILALACIDTQFNEIAPFIIIIYVVVGSFLLTLVSYTQIIWTIMKHHSATGVKKAFPTCISHLIVVTLFYGSGTVMYLRPKSSYGTDIDKFMSLIYTNIAPLLNPFIYSLRNNEVKCAVKKLCIRCK